The genomic interval CTACCAGTTGATAAAGGTATCCGGAACACCGGAGTTCAAGCAACTGCTCCCTCTGTTTAAGTAATTGAGTCAGGTGCTTCCGGTCAACGGCCTGGTCTTTTTGGGGACCGCCGGAACCAGATTCAACGTCATAAACCAAAGAAGAAGCTCCGGAGGAATGGTGGCTTCCTTGGACGGGTTCATAGTGGCGATAGATCCCGGCCCAGGAGCACTGGTCCGTATGTGCTCGCTGAGACCTACAGTAGATCCCAATAAAATCGACGGGATGCTTTTAACCCATCGTCATATAGACCACAGCGGAGATTTTAACGTTGTGGCGGAAGCGATGACCGGAGGAGGACGCCGCCCCGGAGGTCTAGTGGCCCTGCCTTCGGACGCCATATCGGAGGAACCGGTGCTTTTCGGATACCTGAAGCGAAGAATAGCGGAAATCCACCTATGGGAAGACGGCATACCTGTCCCCTTCCCTAAAGGAGAGGTTATTCCCCTGAGATTGAGACACCACGGAGTCGAGTGTTACGGACTGAAATTCATAGGAAATTTTCCGACATGGGGAATTATCAGCGATACAGCCTATATCGCGAAAATACCCAGTTTCTTCTTCGACTGCGACGTGGTAGTGGCCAACACAACATTGCTCGAAAAGGTCGGCAGAATAGAGCATCTATCCGTCCCGGACATGGAGAAACTCCTTGAGGAGATCTCGCCGAAGCTGTTGCTTATGACCCACCTAGGAACCAGGATACTGGAATCGTCCCCCTCGAAAATAGCGGAGAGGCTCTCAAACGAGCGCACTCAGGTGTTGTCGGCTGAGGACGGTATGATAATAGATTTCGACGAAATCGCACGACGTAAAACAGACGGGAAGACATATCGAGAGGAGTGACTTCCATGACCGTTGACCGAAATGAAGCGTTGGAACTTCACCGCAAGGCTAAGGGTAAGATAAAGCTCTCCCCTAACGTGTCGGTAAGAAACAAGAGGGATATAAGCCTTGCCTACATACAGGGAGGAGCTGTGGCATCCGCCGAGATTTTAAGGGAGAAAGAGCTGGTCTACGACTACACGGGAAAGAGCAACCGTCTTGCTATAGTCTCGAACGGGACCTCCGTTTTGGGACTTGGAGACTATGGACCCGAGGCAGCTCTTCCCATGATAGAGGGCAAAAGCCTGCTCTACAAACATTTCGGAGATGTCGATGCCATACCTCTTTGCATAAAATCCAACGATATGGATGAGATAATGAGTTTCTGTCGTCTGTTGGAACCTAGCTTCGGGGCTATAAACATAGAGGACGTAAAAAGTCCGATAGATTTCGACTTGGTAAAAAGGCTTCGCA from Dethiosulfovibrio russensis carries:
- a CDS encoding MBL fold metallo-hydrolase yields the protein MLPVNGLVFLGTAGTRFNVINQRRSSGGMVASLDGFIVAIDPGPGALVRMCSLRPTVDPNKIDGMLLTHRHIDHSGDFNVVAEAMTGGGRRPGGLVALPSDAISEEPVLFGYLKRRIAEIHLWEDGIPVPFPKGEVIPLRLRHHGVECYGLKFIGNFPTWGIISDTAYIAKIPSFFFDCDVVVANTTLLEKVGRIEHLSVPDMEKLLEEISPKLLLMTHLGTRILESSPSKIAERLSNERTQVLSAEDGMIIDFDEIARRKTDGKTYREE